Proteins encoded together in one Armatimonadota bacterium window:
- a CDS encoding response regulator: MPAPLRIVIADDEAVIRMGLRTMLEEQGYRVVGEAGDGARVVDLVRKLRPDLVFVDIKMPGMDGLAAAEALAQREQVPVIVLTAYGDRALVDRARRSGAMAYLMKPLRESDLVPAIELALARFRDLQAGAARVAELEAQLATRKVVERAKGVLMRRYGLSEEEAYLRLQRASRNSRRPLRAVAEAVLAGADPESPGP; encoded by the coding sequence GTGCCGGCACCCCTACGCATCGTCATCGCCGACGACGAGGCGGTCATCCGCATGGGGCTGCGGACCATGCTGGAGGAACAGGGGTACCGCGTCGTCGGTGAGGCGGGGGACGGGGCGCGCGTGGTGGACCTGGTGCGCAAGCTGCGCCCGGACCTGGTCTTCGTGGACATCAAGATGCCGGGGATGGACGGGCTGGCCGCTGCGGAGGCCCTGGCGCAGCGGGAGCAGGTGCCGGTGATCGTGCTGACCGCCTATGGCGACCGGGCTCTGGTGGACCGGGCCCGCCGCAGCGGCGCCATGGCCTACCTGATGAAGCCGCTGCGCGAGAGCGACCTGGTGCCGGCCATCGAGCTGGCCCTGGCCCGGTTCCGCGACCTGCAGGCCGGGGCGGCACGGGTGGCCGAGCTGGAAGCGCAGCTGGCCACGCGCAAGGTGGTGGAGCGGGCCAAGGGCGTCCTCATGCGCCGCTACGGACTGAGCGAAGAGGAGGCCTACCTGCGCCTGCAGCGGGCCAGCCGCAACTCCCGGCGACCGCTCCGCGCCGTGGCCGAGGCGGTCCTGGCGGGCGCCGACCCGGAGAGTCCCGGACCGTAA
- a CDS encoding NAD(P)/FAD-dependent oxidoreductase — protein MNAGRWEVVVVGAGPAGGSAALAAARLGLRTVLLEEHPTVGAPAHCTGKLSVHGFAEFGVPRALIRSALRAAALYGPDGTVARVRRDAVDSYVVDRDAFDRWLAAAAAEAGAEVVTGVRMGRLARRDGRVIVEGERRGQTFRAEAGVVVDAEGARALLPATLGVRPRRVLVHGLQYEMEGLHLDAEDMPELYFGRQWAPGFFAWIMPLGGRAGRVGVCVDPRLTRRPPRDYLERLLRDHPVVARRASGARVVRKLAGRIPILGGRRPSFAPGLLVVGDAAGHVKATSGGGIYFSLVAGRLAAEAAARALGGDAAAYRAYERAWLRRFGREVRFTVGVRRMLNALPDADLARLIAAIARNPLLQRAIEEHGDTQYQSRLLRPVAAQVLRSWRDLPLAARVVRALIRGLLEGDRDAGPDPVGPEREVGVPPEAGRRAPAGSPEGGA, from the coding sequence GTGAACGCCGGGCGCTGGGAGGTCGTCGTCGTGGGGGCCGGGCCGGCCGGCGGCAGCGCCGCGCTGGCCGCCGCCCGGTTGGGGCTACGGACGGTGCTGCTCGAGGAGCACCCGACGGTCGGGGCGCCCGCTCACTGCACCGGGAAGCTCTCCGTGCACGGCTTCGCCGAGTTCGGCGTCCCGCGCGCGTTGATCCGCAGCGCGCTGCGGGCCGCGGCCCTCTACGGGCCCGACGGCACCGTCGCCCGCGTGCGGCGCGACGCCGTGGACTCCTACGTGGTGGACCGGGACGCCTTCGACCGCTGGCTGGCCGCGGCGGCCGCCGAGGCGGGGGCGGAGGTGGTCACCGGCGTCCGGATGGGGCGGCTGGCCCGGCGCGACGGCCGGGTCATCGTGGAGGGCGAGCGCCGCGGGCAGACCTTCCGGGCCGAGGCGGGCGTGGTGGTAGATGCCGAGGGCGCCCGCGCCCTCCTGCCCGCCACGCTGGGGGTGCGCCCGCGCCGCGTCCTCGTCCACGGCCTGCAGTACGAGATGGAGGGCCTCCACCTGGACGCGGAGGACATGCCGGAGCTGTACTTCGGCCGCCAGTGGGCGCCCGGGTTCTTCGCCTGGATCATGCCGCTGGGCGGCCGGGCCGGCCGTGTCGGCGTGTGCGTCGACCCGCGCCTGACCCGCCGCCCGCCGCGCGACTACCTGGAGCGCCTCCTGCGGGACCACCCCGTCGTGGCCCGCCGGGCCTCGGGGGCGCGTGTCGTGCGCAAGCTGGCCGGCCGGATCCCCATCCTGGGAGGCCGGCGGCCCTCCTTCGCGCCGGGCCTCCTCGTCGTCGGGGACGCGGCGGGACACGTGAAGGCCACCTCGGGGGGCGGCATCTACTTCTCCCTGGTGGCCGGACGCCTGGCGGCCGAAGCTGCGGCGCGGGCACTGGGCGGCGACGCCGCGGCCTACCGGGCCTACGAGCGGGCCTGGCTGCGCCGCTTCGGCCGCGAGGTGCGCTTCACGGTGGGCGTGCGCCGCATGCTGAATGCCCTCCCTGACGCCGACCTGGCCCGGCTGATCGCGGCCATCGCCCGCAACCCGCTGCTGCAGCGGGCCATCGAGGAACACGGGGACACCCAGTACCAGTCCCGGCTGCTCCGCCCCGTGGCGGCGCAGGTCCTGCGCTCGTGGCGCGACCTGCCGCTCGCCGCCCGGGTGGTGCGTGCGCTGATCCGGGGTCTGCTGGAGGGAGACCGCGACGCGGGCCCGGACCCGGTCGGGCCGGAGCGGGAGGTCGGTGTGCCGCCGGAGGCTGGCAGACGAGCGCCTGCGGGGTCCCCGGAGGGCGGAGCGTAG
- a CDS encoding cyclic-di-AMP receptor, which yields MKLVLAVVQERDAGKLMDGLTAAEFQATMLASTGGFLREGNTTILIGVDDRQVDEVLAIIRKTCHRREQLLTPIPPVVEPVDSYVAYPVKVEVGGAIVFVLTVDRMERI from the coding sequence ATCAAACTCGTCCTGGCCGTGGTCCAGGAGCGCGACGCCGGCAAGCTGATGGACGGGCTGACGGCGGCCGAGTTCCAGGCGACGATGCTGGCCAGCACCGGCGGGTTCCTCCGCGAGGGCAACACGACGATCCTCATCGGGGTGGACGACCGGCAGGTGGACGAGGTGCTGGCCATCATCCGCAAGACCTGCCACCGCCGCGAGCAGCTGCTCACGCCCATCCCGCCGGTCGTCGAACCGGTGGACTCCTACGTGGCCTACCCCGTGAAGGTCGAGGTCGGGGGCGCCATCGTCTTCGTGCTGACCGTCGACCGCATGGAGCGCATCTAG
- a CDS encoding VOC family protein — MPDPARLLTGAHGGDPAGAAGGGAVASGDPGRAGAGVGEAPLAFDHAVVLVPDLEAAVRECTGLGFVVVPGGVHEGGATHNALIPLADGTYLELLAPTPGRTIEVAGPGAAGHLPATFGDRLRRVAGRWGFVDFALLCADLDWTLATLRRRGLAYAGPVAGRRRRPDGVQVAWRAAFPADRVLPFLIEDRTPRALRVPPAPAHPNGASGVEEVEVAARDLDAARRAWSALLGLPAAPAAAGREGSPGGRAAESPGVSVAVGPTRIVLLPAGADAPAGMDGPQTLRLRGGPCLSPSGWGI; from the coding sequence GTGCCTGATCCTGCGCGCCTCCTGACCGGCGCGCACGGCGGAGATCCTGCGGGGGCGGCGGGTGGGGGTGCGGTCGCCTCCGGGGACCCCGGACGCGCCGGAGCCGGCGTAGGGGAGGCGCCGCTCGCCTTCGACCACGCCGTGGTCCTCGTCCCCGACCTGGAGGCGGCGGTGCGGGAGTGTACCGGGCTGGGCTTCGTGGTCGTGCCGGGCGGCGTCCACGAGGGCGGGGCCACCCACAACGCGCTGATCCCGCTGGCCGACGGGACCTACCTGGAGCTCCTGGCTCCCACCCCCGGGCGGACCATCGAGGTCGCCGGGCCGGGTGCGGCCGGGCATCTCCCGGCCACCTTCGGCGATCGGCTGCGGCGCGTGGCCGGCCGCTGGGGGTTCGTGGACTTCGCCCTCCTCTGTGCCGACCTGGACTGGACCCTGGCGACGCTCCGCCGGCGCGGTCTGGCCTACGCCGGTCCGGTCGCGGGCCGTCGGCGCCGGCCCGACGGCGTGCAGGTGGCCTGGCGTGCCGCCTTCCCCGCCGACCGGGTCCTCCCCTTCCTCATCGAGGACCGGACCCCGCGGGCGCTGCGGGTGCCGCCTGCTCCTGCGCACCCCAATGGCGCCTCCGGCGTGGAGGAGGTGGAGGTGGCTGCCCGGGACCTGGACGCCGCCAGGCGGGCCTGGAGCGCCCTGCTGGGGCTCCCCGCCGCCCCGGCCGCCGCGGGCCGGGAGGGGAGCCCGGGAGGCCGTGCCGCAGAGAGCCCGGGTGTGAGCGTGGCTGTAGGACCCACGAGGATCGTGCTCTTGCCCGCCGGCGCAGATGCTCCGGCGGGGATGGACGGGCCGCAGACCCTCCGGCTGCGCGGGGGCCCGTGCTTGTCCCCCTCGGGCTGGGGCATATAA
- a CDS encoding endonuclease Q family protein has protein sequence MRVIADLHLHSKYSRATSRDMDIEHLARWGQLKGLTLLGTGDFTHPVWFRELRARLTPTGRGLFTAGGMHFVLSVEVANIYPQGGRLRKIHNILLAPSFETAERINAVLGRFGSLIADGRPSLSLPSDKLVEYVMELDPQCLVIPAHVWTPWFSLYGSNSGFDSLEECFKDQTCHIAAVETGLSSDPPMNWRLSELDRVALVSNSDAHSPAKLGREANVFEMAELDYGELVRILRQRDTRGFLYTIEFFPEEGKYHYDGHRNCGLRLTPKETRALGGVCPTCRRPLTVGVMHRVELLADREEGFVPEGAVPYRNLIPLEEVIAEARGAQVGTGAVREEYLTLCREFGGEFRVLLDVPLEEVARHASPRVVEGLRRMREGCVVIKPGYDGVFGEIHLFEEAEEVRAELLPDREEAAAQISLF, from the coding sequence ATGCGGGTCATCGCCGATCTCCACCTCCACTCCAAGTACAGCCGCGCCACCAGTCGGGACATGGACATCGAGCACCTGGCCCGCTGGGGTCAGCTCAAGGGCCTCACCCTGCTCGGCACTGGGGACTTCACCCACCCAGTGTGGTTCCGGGAACTGCGCGCCCGGCTCACGCCCACCGGGCGGGGGCTCTTCACCGCCGGGGGGATGCACTTCGTCCTCTCGGTCGAGGTGGCGAACATCTACCCCCAGGGCGGGCGGCTGCGGAAGATCCACAACATCCTCCTCGCCCCCTCCTTCGAGACCGCCGAGCGGATCAACGCGGTGCTCGGACGCTTCGGCTCCCTCATCGCCGACGGGCGGCCCTCCCTCTCCCTGCCCTCGGACAAGCTGGTGGAGTACGTCATGGAGCTCGACCCCCAGTGCCTGGTCATCCCGGCCCACGTCTGGACCCCCTGGTTCTCGCTCTACGGGTCGAACTCGGGCTTTGACAGCCTGGAGGAGTGCTTCAAGGACCAGACCTGCCACATCGCCGCCGTGGAGACCGGGCTCAGCAGCGATCCGCCGATGAACTGGCGCCTCTCGGAGCTCGACCGGGTGGCGCTGGTCAGCAACTCCGACGCCCACTCCCCGGCCAAGCTGGGACGGGAGGCCAACGTCTTCGAGATGGCCGAGCTGGACTACGGGGAGCTCGTGCGCATCCTGCGCCAGCGGGACACGCGGGGCTTCCTGTACACCATCGAGTTCTTCCCCGAGGAGGGGAAGTACCACTACGACGGCCACCGCAACTGCGGGCTGCGGCTCACCCCGAAGGAGACGCGGGCCCTCGGCGGAGTCTGTCCCACCTGCCGCCGGCCGCTCACCGTGGGGGTGATGCACCGCGTCGAACTGCTGGCCGACCGGGAGGAGGGCTTCGTCCCGGAGGGGGCCGTCCCGTACCGCAACCTGATCCCGCTGGAGGAGGTCATCGCCGAGGCCAGGGGCGCCCAGGTGGGGACCGGCGCTGTGCGCGAGGAGTACCTGACGCTGTGCCGGGAGTTCGGCGGGGAGTTCCGCGTGCTGCTGGACGTGCCGCTCGAGGAGGTGGCGCGCCACGCCTCCCCGCGCGTGGTGGAAGGGCTGCGCCGGATGCGGGAAGGGTGCGTGGTGATCAAGCCCGGCTACGACGGGGTCTTCGGGGAGATCCACCTCTTCGAGGAGGCGGAGGAGGTGCGGGCCGAGCTGCTCCCGGACCGGGAGGAGGCGGCCGCCCAGATCAGCCTCTTCTGA
- a CDS encoding DUF192 domain-containing protein, with translation MRALIPLVLLLLLVGVPDRATPEPAADGRLFGRGRVVLEQGDRRLVLRVEVAETPEARARGLMFRRTLADDRGMLFIFEEDARWAFWMKNTLIPLSIAFIDRTWRVVDILDMAPASDPEHGPFPVYQPRAPARYALEVRQGLFRRKGIAVGARVHFTRYD, from the coding sequence ATGCGTGCACTCATCCCCCTGGTCCTGCTCCTCCTGCTCGTCGGCGTGCCCGACCGGGCCACGCCGGAGCCCGCAGCCGACGGGCGCCTCTTCGGTCGCGGACGGGTCGTCCTGGAGCAGGGCGACCGCCGGCTGGTGCTGCGCGTGGAGGTGGCGGAGACCCCGGAGGCCCGGGCGCGCGGGCTGATGTTCCGGCGCACGCTGGCGGACGACCGGGGCATGCTCTTCATCTTCGAGGAGGACGCCCGCTGGGCGTTCTGGATGAAGAACACCCTCATCCCCCTCTCCATCGCCTTCATCGACCGGACCTGGCGTGTGGTGGACATCCTGGACATGGCGCCGGCGTCCGACCCGGAGCACGGGCCCTTCCCCGTCTACCAGCCGCGCGCCCCCGCCCGGTACGCGCTGGAGGTGCGGCAGGGGCTCTTCCGCCGGAAGGGGATCGCCGTTGGCGCCCGCGTGCACTTCACCCGGTATGACTGA
- a CDS encoding class I SAM-dependent rRNA methyltransferase, which translates to MATVTLKPGRDARLLGGHLWVYAGEVARVEGSYEPGDAVDVRAADGTFLGRGYLNPRSTIAVRLLTRRREAVDAAFFRRRLEAALALRAGGILQAGPAPASDAYRLVYSEGDYLPGLVVDRYGDVLVVQVLTLGMARQQALLVDLLRELTGVRAIYARNDAPVRAREGLPREQGWLWGEGPEVAEIHEGPVRFRVALTGQKTGFFLDQRENRAVAAAYLSTLGPAPEALDAFCYTGAFSMHLARAGARVLGIDIDPDAVAAAAAHARLNGVADRCAFEAVNAFDRLRALVREGRRFDLVVLDPPAFARTRAALPRAAAGYKEINLRALRLLRPGGILVTCSCSAAVSEAHLLALVAEAAYDARREVRLLESRTQARDHPVHPGMPETRYLKCLILRAS; encoded by the coding sequence GTGGCCACCGTCACCCTCAAACCGGGCAGGGACGCCCGCCTGCTGGGCGGCCACCTGTGGGTCTACGCGGGCGAGGTGGCCCGGGTGGAGGGGTCCTACGAGCCCGGCGACGCGGTGGACGTGCGCGCCGCCGACGGCACCTTCCTCGGGCGCGGCTACCTGAACCCGCGCTCCACCATCGCCGTGCGCCTGCTGACCCGGCGGCGGGAGGCCGTCGACGCAGCCTTTTTCCGCCGGCGCCTGGAGGCGGCACTGGCGCTGCGCGCGGGCGGGATCCTGCAGGCGGGGCCGGCACCGGCCAGCGACGCCTACCGGCTGGTCTACAGCGAGGGCGACTACCTCCCCGGGCTGGTCGTCGACCGGTACGGCGACGTGCTGGTGGTCCAGGTGCTCACCCTGGGGATGGCCCGCCAGCAGGCGTTGCTCGTCGACCTGCTGCGTGAGCTCACCGGGGTGCGGGCCATCTACGCCCGGAACGACGCACCGGTGCGGGCGCGGGAGGGGTTGCCGCGCGAGCAGGGGTGGCTCTGGGGTGAGGGCCCCGAGGTGGCGGAGATTCACGAAGGGCCGGTGCGCTTCCGGGTGGCCCTCACTGGGCAGAAGACCGGGTTTTTCCTGGACCAGCGGGAGAACCGGGCGGTGGCCGCCGCCTACCTCTCCACGCTCGGGCCGGCCCCGGAGGCGCTCGACGCCTTCTGCTACACGGGGGCCTTCAGCATGCACCTGGCCCGCGCCGGGGCGCGGGTGCTCGGGATCGACATCGACCCCGACGCCGTCGCCGCCGCCGCCGCGCACGCACGCCTGAACGGCGTGGCGGACCGCTGCGCCTTCGAAGCCGTCAACGCCTTCGACCGCCTGCGCGCCCTGGTGCGGGAGGGGCGGCGTTTCGACCTGGTCGTCCTCGACCCCCCGGCCTTTGCCCGCACGCGCGCCGCCCTGCCCCGCGCGGCGGCCGGCTACAAGGAGATCAACCTGCGGGCGCTGCGCCTGCTGCGGCCCGGCGGGATCCTGGTGACCTGTTCCTGCTCGGCGGCGGTGAGCGAAGCCCACCTGCTGGCCCTTGTCGCCGAGGCGGCCTACGACGCCCGCCGCGAGGTGCGCCTGCTGGAGTCGCGCACCCAGGCGCGCGACCATCCGGTCCACCCGGGGATGCCCGAGACGCGGTACCTGAAGTGCCTGATCCTGCGCGCCTCCTGA
- a CDS encoding R3H domain-containing nucleic acid-binding protein — MPRQIQITDDLDLLLGVLPPPIRAALERLQRADQLLEVVLDLGRLPEARFPGEVVYLGGSHVTREDLKYVTSRVGAFGKDNRAGIERTLHRISAIRNRQGEVVGLTCRVGRAVFGTVDIVRDVIESGKSILLLGRPGVGKTTLLREAARVLADELRKRVIVVDTSNEIAGDGDIPHPGIGGARRMQVPEPALQHAVMIEAVENHMPEVIVIDEIGTEAEAAAARTIAERGVQLIATAHGNTLDNLLQNPTLSDLIGGIQAVTLSDEEARRRGTQKTVLERKAPPTFDVVIEIQEKDRLAVHHDVASVVDRFLRGVPPRPELRIRTTEGEVEITQAPPAARLEALPQGRFAVAPVEPDGRPGRRPLRIYPYAVSRNRLERAIRELRVPALVTDALGDADVLLTIRSQEKRQPKKLLDAQARGVPLHVIKSNTVAQIQAFLRELFDVDELDTEEASALREVEEAIAEVFESAQPVELSPQNAFIRRLQHQLVQRYGLASESRGEEPMRRVVIYPR; from the coding sequence GTGCCGCGACAGATCCAGATCACCGATGACCTGGACCTCCTCCTGGGGGTCCTGCCACCCCCCATCCGCGCCGCGCTCGAGCGGTTGCAGCGGGCAGACCAGCTCCTCGAGGTGGTCCTCGACCTGGGGCGCCTCCCCGAGGCGCGCTTCCCGGGGGAGGTGGTCTACCTCGGGGGAAGTCACGTCACCCGGGAGGACCTGAAGTACGTCACCAGCCGGGTGGGCGCCTTCGGCAAGGACAACCGCGCCGGCATCGAGCGCACGCTGCACCGCATCAGCGCCATCCGCAACCGGCAGGGCGAGGTGGTGGGCCTGACCTGCCGCGTGGGGCGGGCGGTCTTCGGCACGGTGGACATCGTGCGCGACGTCATCGAGTCGGGCAAGTCCATCCTCCTGCTCGGCCGCCCCGGGGTGGGCAAGACGACGCTGCTGCGCGAGGCGGCGCGCGTGCTGGCGGACGAGCTGCGCAAGCGCGTCATCGTCGTGGACACCTCCAACGAGATCGCCGGTGACGGGGACATCCCCCACCCGGGTATCGGCGGGGCGCGGCGCATGCAGGTGCCCGAGCCCGCCCTCCAGCACGCCGTGATGATCGAGGCGGTGGAGAACCACATGCCCGAGGTCATCGTCATCGACGAGATCGGCACGGAGGCGGAGGCGGCCGCGGCCCGCACCATCGCCGAGCGCGGCGTGCAGCTCATCGCCACGGCGCACGGCAACACCCTCGACAACCTGCTGCAGAACCCCACCCTGAGCGACCTCATCGGGGGCATCCAGGCCGTCACGCTCTCCGATGAGGAGGCGCGCCGGCGCGGCACCCAGAAGACGGTGCTGGAGCGCAAGGCGCCGCCCACCTTCGACGTCGTCATCGAGATTCAGGAGAAGGACCGGCTGGCGGTGCACCACGACGTGGCCTCGGTGGTGGACCGCTTCCTGCGCGGCGTCCCGCCGCGTCCGGAGCTGCGCATCCGCACCACGGAGGGCGAGGTGGAGATCACCCAGGCGCCGCCGGCGGCCCGGCTGGAGGCGCTGCCGCAGGGGCGCTTCGCCGTGGCCCCGGTCGAGCCCGACGGCCGGCCGGGCCGCCGTCCCCTGCGCATCTACCCCTACGCGGTGAGCCGCAACCGCCTGGAGCGGGCCATCCGCGAGCTGCGCGTGCCGGCGCTGGTCACCGACGCGCTGGGCGACGCCGACGTCCTCCTCACCATCCGCTCCCAGGAGAAGCGGCAGCCGAAGAAGCTCCTGGACGCCCAGGCCCGGGGCGTCCCCCTGCACGTCATCAAGAGCAACACCGTCGCCCAGATCCAGGCCTTCCTGCGGGAGCTCTTCGACGTCGACGAGCTGGACACGGAGGAGGCCTCGGCGCTGCGCGAGGTCGAGGAGGCCATCGCGGAGGTCTTCGAGTCGGCGCAGCCGGTGGAGCTCAGCCCCCAGAACGCCTTCATCCGCCGCCTGCAGCACCAGCTGGTCCAGCGCTACGGGCTCGCCTCGGAGAGCCGCGGAGAGGAGCCGATGCGGCGCGTCGTCATCTACCCGCGCTGA
- the tmk gene encoding dTMP kinase yields MAADDRRGVFITLEGVEGAGKTTQARRLVAVLEARGVPVLYSREPGGTAIGERIREILLDDRHGEMAAETEMLLFAASRAQFVREVVLPALAAGRVVVSERYVEASLAYQGYGRGLDVGVVRAVNAVATAGCVPDLTLLLDLPPEVGLARARHAPGKAGTPGRGDRLEQETEAFHRRVREGFLALAAESPQHIVVVDASRSVDEVHAAILAAVDRLLAARDCRPPEPRPEPGSAERRGG; encoded by the coding sequence GTGGCGGCGGACGACCGGCGTGGCGTCTTCATCACCCTGGAGGGCGTGGAGGGGGCGGGCAAGACCACGCAGGCGCGGCGGCTGGTGGCGGTGCTGGAAGCCCGCGGAGTCCCGGTCCTGTACTCCCGCGAGCCCGGGGGGACGGCCATCGGCGAGCGCATCCGGGAGATCCTCCTGGACGACCGGCACGGCGAGATGGCCGCCGAGACGGAGATGCTGCTCTTCGCCGCCTCCCGCGCCCAGTTCGTGCGGGAAGTGGTCCTCCCCGCGCTGGCCGCTGGCCGGGTGGTCGTCTCCGAGCGGTACGTCGAAGCCTCCCTCGCCTACCAGGGGTACGGCCGCGGGCTCGATGTCGGGGTGGTCCGCGCCGTGAACGCGGTGGCCACCGCCGGCTGCGTCCCCGACCTGACCCTCCTGCTCGACCTCCCGCCCGAGGTCGGATTGGCCCGCGCCCGCCACGCGCCGGGGAAGGCGGGCACCCCGGGACGCGGCGACCGCCTGGAGCAGGAGACGGAGGCGTTCCACCGGCGCGTGCGGGAAGGATTCCTCGCGCTGGCGGCAGAATCGCCCCAGCACATCGTCGTCGTGGACGCGTCGCGCAGTGTTGACGAGGTGCACGCGGCGATCCTGGCGGCGGTGGACCGCCTGCTGGCCGCCCGGGACTGCCGTCCCCCGGAGCCCCGGCCGGAGCCCGGGTCGGCGGAGCGCCGTGGCGGCTGA
- a CDS encoding GAF domain-containing protein yields MTDSALPDPAALQERLARKEAELAALREISRAIGSTLDLDTTLALITRKTAEVMGMDSCSIYLLDPHGEYLVLRATTGLAPEAVGRARLRWGEGLTGWAAAHETPVASSDAASDPRFVYLPETRETAFRSLAAVPLRSGARVLGALNVQTTAVHAYGPDELELLETIADLAAGAIEKAALYDSMRRRLHELSTLAEASKTLTSPLYVEEMVGVIVEMAARLMAADHCALLLYDHEQGRLEPTAAHGAAVGPEAAAFADLAAQALREERAVPVPDLAPTVPGAALRAALAVPLVVREKAIGVFLAARARPHRWSPDEVERLSTLAHQTALAIENSTLVVRSAVVREMHHRVKNNLQTIAMLLRLQLRGGREVSGREVLTETVNRILSIAAVHEILSVEGFRMVNVRELLERVARTVTQNMARPPLEVELTVTGDDLYLPSQPATSVALAVNELVQNALEHAFPGRRRGRIAIHLGRQDGRCVVEVRDDGVGLAAAQGNGETLGLRIVRALATEDLGGEVVFASGEGTVVTLSFPHPEGT; encoded by the coding sequence ATGACCGACTCCGCTCTGCCTGATCCGGCGGCGCTGCAGGAGCGCCTGGCCCGCAAGGAGGCCGAGCTGGCCGCCCTGCGCGAGATCAGCCGGGCCATCGGCTCCACCCTCGACCTGGACACGACGCTGGCCCTCATCACGCGCAAGACGGCCGAGGTCATGGGCATGGATTCCTGCTCCATCTACCTCCTCGATCCCCACGGCGAGTACCTGGTGCTGCGCGCCACGACGGGTCTGGCGCCGGAAGCGGTGGGCCGGGCCCGCCTGCGCTGGGGGGAGGGCCTCACCGGATGGGCGGCCGCCCACGAGACCCCGGTGGCCAGCAGCGACGCCGCCAGCGACCCCCGTTTCGTCTACCTGCCGGAGACGCGCGAGACGGCGTTTCGCTCGCTGGCGGCGGTGCCGCTGCGCAGCGGGGCGCGGGTGCTGGGGGCCCTCAACGTCCAGACCACCGCCGTGCACGCCTACGGCCCCGACGAGCTGGAGCTCCTGGAGACCATCGCCGACCTGGCCGCGGGCGCCATCGAGAAGGCCGCGCTGTACGACTCGATGCGCCGGCGGCTGCACGAGCTCTCCACCCTGGCCGAGGCCAGCAAGACGCTCACCTCGCCGCTCTACGTCGAGGAGATGGTCGGGGTGATCGTGGAGATGGCGGCGCGGCTGATGGCCGCCGACCACTGCGCGCTCCTCCTCTACGACCACGAGCAGGGGCGCCTCGAGCCCACCGCCGCGCACGGGGCCGCCGTGGGCCCTGAGGCGGCCGCCTTCGCCGACCTGGCGGCGCAGGCGCTCCGTGAGGAACGGGCCGTGCCCGTCCCCGACCTGGCTCCCACCGTCCCCGGCGCGGCGCTGCGGGCGGCGCTGGCGGTGCCGCTGGTGGTGCGGGAGAAGGCCATCGGCGTCTTCCTGGCCGCCCGCGCCCGCCCCCATCGCTGGTCGCCCGACGAGGTCGAGCGCCTCTCCACGCTGGCCCACCAGACGGCGCTGGCCATCGAGAACAGCACGCTGGTGGTGCGCTCGGCCGTGGTGCGGGAGATGCACCACCGCGTGAAGAACAACCTGCAGACCATCGCCATGCTCCTGCGGCTGCAGCTGCGCGGGGGGCGCGAGGTCTCCGGGCGTGAGGTCCTCACCGAGACGGTGAATCGCATCCTGAGCATCGCCGCGGTCCACGAGATCCTCTCGGTGGAAGGGTTCCGCATGGTGAACGTGCGCGAGCTGCTCGAGCGGGTCGCCCGCACCGTCACGCAGAACATGGCCCGCCCGCCGCTGGAGGTGGAGCTGACGGTGACGGGGGACGACCTCTACCTGCCCTCGCAACCGGCCACCTCGGTGGCCCTGGCGGTGAACGAACTGGTGCAGAACGCCCTCGAGCACGCCTTCCCCGGCCGGAGGCGCGGGCGCATCGCCATCCACCTGGGGCGGCAGGACGGCCGGTGCGTCGTGGAGGTGCGCGACGACGGCGTGGGGCTGGCCGCCGCCCAGGGCAACGGCGAGACGCTGGGGCTGCGCATCGTGCGGGCGCTGGCCACCGAAGACCTGGGGGGAGAGGTGGTCTTCGCCTCGGGGGAGGGCACGGTCGTCACCCTCTCCTTCCCCCACCCGGAGGGGACCTGA